A genome region from Triplophysa rosa linkage group LG24, Trosa_1v2, whole genome shotgun sequence includes the following:
- the elapor2b gene encoding UPF0577 protein KIAA1324-like homolog isoform X3 codes for MERRTRRTSCYFVRFVTLFLCARASGNLPQCKETDYYFEYTECDSTGSRWRVAIPHRQGSCTGLPEPVRGTDCTFSCEAGEFLEMSSQQCTSCAAGSYSLGSGVRFDQWDSIPAGFSSLATYMDSGSSGDDSMTCNNSSWTAQGTHLESNRDDCTVSLVYAVHLMKQGSVSFDYQYLDTNIFFEFFIQNDQCQEMDQAGSEKWIKLTTNGEWGTHTVNLKSGTNILYWRTTGMLLGGKPVKPVLLKNIQIEAGVAYTSECFPCRPGTYSKTPGSSSCDLCPRNTYSGKGASSCTPCSETQYSQEGWSECKEKPPCSEKDYSQIHTACDGDGKTQILYRWVEPQVCVENVTGAVTQPPSGEKEDCPPCNPGFYTHNTSTCLPCPQGTYSDGTTECQRCPGGTEPSLGYEYKWWNILPRNMKSSCFNVGNSKCDEMNGWEVAGDHIRSGVGGSDNDYLILNLRVPGFKLPTSVDDASATEFGRITFIFETICSADCELYFMIDVNRKSTNVVESWVGSKVRQAYTHIMTKNASVSYTWAFQRTNKAMDARQYVNDIAKIYSITVTNAMDGSASGCHACAMMRQQEGSSCVPCPAGHFINKDTNQCQECPANTFLSGHHIYGREACQPCGPGSKSNKEHSVCFNDCSFSHVVANRNLTYDLSALSSVGSIMNGPSFTSKGTKYYHEFNISLCGTEGRKGAVCTDNVTDLSNKDLQNESADLNNFVETFVCQSTIIPADGRGFRTALSSQSISLADTFLGASLGNMLDGVYASPDLFSQASRKVPYIHFFFRSPQPTASCLNGRSTVVTLRCNPEKSERGELTVPSKCPAGTCNGCEFHFLWESSSACPLCTEADYHSIEGACKGGMQDTLYVWSEPKLCIKGVTLPNKTSNHCEVVSLWVKAGIGGGAFTAVLLVCLTCYFWKKNKRLEYKYSRLVMSANKDCELPAADSCALAEGEGEENEDDVVYSNTPSLLGKLKAIASKADGDGSESVQLKSSQAERWVWG; via the exons ATGGAGAGGAGGACGCGTCGGACATCATGTTATTTCGTGCGCTTTGTTACGCTCTTCCTCTGCGCACGAGCGTCAGGCAACCTGCCACAGTGTAAAGAG ACAGACTATTACTTTGAGTACACAGAATGCGACAGCACAGGGTCCAGATGGAGAGTAGCCATTCCTCACAGACAGGGCAGCTGCACGGGCCTGCCAGAGCCGGTCAGAGGCACAGACTGCA cCTTTTCCTGTGAAGCCGGGGAGTTTTTAGAGATGTCTTCACAGCAGTGCACATCATGTGCGGCCGGCTCATATTCATTGGGCAGCGGTGTGCGTTTCGACCAATGGGATTCCATCCCTGCCGGATTCAGCAGCCTGGCCACATACATGGATTCAGGAAGTTCAGGGGACGACTCGATGACCTGCAACAA TTCTTCATGGACAGCTCAGGGAACTCACTTGGAGTCCAATCGTGATGACTGCACAGTGTCGCTGGTGTACGCAGTGCATCTCATGAAACAAGGCTCCGTCTCCTTCGACTATCAATACCTGGACACTAACATCTTCTTTGAGTTCTTT ATCCAGAATGATCAATGCCAGGAGATGGACCAGGCAGGAAGTGAGAAATGGATCAAACTCACCACAAACGGAGAGTGGGGAACCCACACG GTTAATCTAAAGTCAGGAACAAACATTCTGTATTGGAGAACCACTGGAATGCTTTTGGGTGGGAAGCCTGTGAAGCCGGTCCTTTTGAAGAACATTCAGATCGAAG CAGGCGTGGCGTACACGTCCGAGTGTTTCCCATGCAGACCGGGCACCTACAGTAAAACTCCAGGCTCTTCCTCCTGTGATCTCTGTCCCAGGAATACGTACTCTGGAAAAGGAGCCAGCTCCTGTACGCCATGCTCGGAGACACAGTATTCCc AGGAGGGCTGGTCGGAGTGCAAAGAAAAACCACCGTGTTCGGAGAAAGACTATTCCCAAATCCATACTGCGTGCGACGGCGATGGCAAG ACCCAGATTTTGTACAGATGGGTTGAGCCACAGGTGTGCGTTGAAAATGTGACCGGTGCTGTGACGCAGCCCCCTAGTGGAGAGAAGGAGGACTGCCCACCCTGTAATCCAGGCTTCTACACGCACAACACTTCCACCTGTCTGCCGTGCCCGCAAGGGACCTATTCTGATGGCACCACAG AATGTCAAAGATGCCCAGGGGGAACCGAACCGTCTCTGGGATACGAGTACAAGTGGTGGAACATCCTGCCGAGGAATATGAAATCATCTTGTTTTAATGTGGGAAACTCCAAGTGTGATGAAATGAATG GTTGGGAAGTGGCTGGCGACCACATCCGCAGTGGAGTGGGAGGCTCGGATAATGATTACCTCATCCTTAACCTACGAGTGCCTGGATTCAA ACTTCCTACGTCTGTGGATGACGCATCGGCGACTGAGTTTGGACGTATTACTTTTATCTTCGAGACCATCTGCAGCGCAGACTGTGAACTTTATTTTATGATA GATGTGAACAGGAAGAGCACTAATGTAGTGGAATCGTGGGTAGGAAGTAAAGTCAGACAGGCATATACCCACATCATGACCAAAAATGCATCTGTGTCCTACACATGGGCTTTCCAACGCACCAACAAAGCCATGGAT GCACGTCAGTATGTGAACGACATAGCGAAGATCTACTCCATCACGGTGACTAACGCTATGGATGGCTCGGCGTCCGGATGCCACGCCTGCGCTATGATGCGTCAACAGGAGGGCTCGTCCTGCGTCCCCTGTCCTGCCGGACATTTCATCAACAAAGACACAAACCAGTGTCAGGAGTGCCCGGCCAACACCTTCCTCTCTGGGCATCACATTTACGGCCGGGAAGCCTGTCAGCCATGTGGACCTGGTAGCAAGAGCAACAAG gaACACTCTGTGTGTTTTAACGACTGCTCCTTCTCACATGTTGTTGCCAACCGAAATTTGACCTATGACCTTAGTGCCTTAAGTTCGGTGGGGTCGATCATGAACGGGCCTAGCTTCACCTCCAAAGGAACCAAATATTACCACGAATTTAACATCAGTCTGTGCGGCACAGAG GGGAGGAAAGGGGCGGTGTGCACCGACAATGTTACAGATCTATCCAATAAGGACCTGCAGAACGAATCAGCTGACCTCAACAATTTTGTGGAGACTTTTGTGTGTCAATCAACCATCATCCCTGCAGATGGGCGGGGCTTCAGAACAGCCCTGTCCTCTCAGTCCATAAGCCTGGCTGACACTTTCCTCG GAGCTTCTCTTGGTAACATGCTGGATGGAGTGTACGCGAGCCCAGACCTTTTTTCACAGGCCTCACGGAAAGTTCCATATATCCATTTCTTCTTTcg CTCTCCCCAGCCGACGGCATCTTGCCTGAACGGCCGTAGTACAGTCGTAACTCTCCGCTGCAACCCTGAGAAGAGCGAGCGTGGGGAGCTCACCGTGCCGAG CAAGTGCCCAGCAGGTACATGTAATGGCTGTGAGTTTCACTTCCTCTGGGAGAGCTCCAGCGCTTGTCCACTCTGCACCGAGGCCGACTACCACTCGATAGAAGGTGCATGCAAAGGAGGAATGCAG GATACGCTGTATGTGTGGAGCGAACCGAAACTCTGCATTAAAGGGGTTACACTCCCGAACAAGACATCCAACCATTGTGAAGTGGTCAGTCTATGGGTCAAGGCGGGAATTGGCGGCGGAGCCTTCACGGCAGTCCTCCTTGTCTGTCTCACGTGCTATTTCTGGAAAAAGAACAAGAG GCTTGAATACAAATACTCAAGACTAGTGATGTCTGCCAATAAGGACTGCGAGCTGCCAGCGGCCGACAGCTGTGCGCTGGCGGAGGGAGAAGGGGAGGAGAACGAAGACGATGTGGTTTACTCGAACACTCCTTCATTACTGGGAAAACTGAAAGCTATCGCGAGCAAG GCAGACGGTGACGGCAGCGAATCGGTACAGCTGAAGTCGTCTCAAGCAGAGAGATGGGTTTGGGGATAA